From Pseudomonas sp. CCI4.2, one genomic window encodes:
- the recB gene encoding exodeoxyribonuclease V subunit beta produces the protein MSADQSLHPTGSLALRFPLHGSQLIEASAGTGKTFTISALYLRLVLGHGAESGFGRELLPPQILVVTFTDAATKELRDRIRTRLAEAARYLRDEIASPDTLIAELRDQFAPEQWSACASRLDIAAQWMDEAAVSTIHSWCQRMLREHAFDSGSLFTQTLETDHSELLSQVLRDYWRRFCYPMSGYALKWVREHWGSPATLLPRVRALFGSDRNVTTQEPAELIEASLEERREALRILKFPWTNWAAELHVICLDGVACKLVDGRKMQERYFRPWFEKLIAWAADEDQEDLDLGTGFTRLTPDGFAEAWKGQAPSHPALEAMMVLKASLDTLPTPDAAVLEHAAQWVGVRFEEEKRRRAEMGFDDMLLRLEAALRSTGGERLATLIREQFPVALIDEFQDTDPVQYRIFDSIYRLEENDPETGLFLIGDPKQAIYAFRGADIYTYLRARISTTGRWHSLDTNFRSSQAMVDAVNHVFERAEQNPAGRGAFLFRVGQDNPVPFAPVAAQGRKELFTVEGHAVAALNVWHLQSEQPLSGAVYRQQLAAACASEITQLLNQGQQGRAGFAKPGEPVRGVKPADIAILVRDGKEAQAVRGELSARGVRSVYLSDKDSVFAAQEAHDLLAWLKACAEPDSERTLRGALACITLNLSLTELERLNQDELAWEARVMQFRGYRTVWRTQGVLPMLRRLLHDFQLPQALISRNDGERILTNLLHLSELMQQAAAELDGEQALIRHLGEHLALSGQAGEEQILRLESDEQLVKVVTIHKSKGLQYPLVFLPFICSSKPVDGSRLPLHFHDADGKAQVSLKPTAALIEQADNERLAEDLRLLYVALTRAESACWLGVSDLKRGNTSRSVLNSSALGYLLGGGAPLAESIALALWLRDLGEGCPAVDVMPLPMPTADTFSPPRNDAILLKPRQPKRRAAENWWIASYSALRIGDTLTDGDESPDSPQAQKLFDDERLDPDAPRDVLVSGGDIHRFPRGPNPGTFLHGLLEWAGVERFAVVAADPAKLAKAVGSRCNRRGWEGWISTLTDWMQHLLTMPLRLAADEQPVSLSALDQPHQYRIEMEFWFACHKVDVAQLDALVRRYTHNGAPRAKAETFSLNGMFKGFIDLTFEHQGRYYVADYKSNWLGPDDDAYTEPAMIASILENRYDLQYVLYLLALHRQLKARMADYDYDQHMGGAVYLFLRGSRAPSQGLYFTRPPRELIEGLDLLFQGQTMLQEDALSGEPA, from the coding sequence ATGAGCGCCGATCAATCCTTGCACCCCACCGGTTCACTGGCCTTACGCTTCCCGTTGCACGGCAGCCAACTGATTGAAGCCAGTGCCGGGACCGGTAAAACCTTCACTATTTCTGCGTTGTACCTGCGTTTGGTGTTGGGGCACGGTGCGGAGTCAGGTTTCGGCCGCGAACTATTGCCGCCGCAAATTCTGGTCGTCACGTTCACCGACGCTGCCACCAAGGAGCTGCGTGACAGAATTCGTACGCGCTTAGCCGAAGCCGCCCGATACTTGCGCGACGAAATCGCTTCGCCGGACACCCTGATCGCTGAGTTGCGCGACCAGTTCGCCCCCGAGCAGTGGTCGGCTTGTGCCAGCCGGCTGGACATCGCCGCTCAATGGATGGACGAAGCCGCCGTTTCGACCATCCACAGTTGGTGTCAGCGCATGCTGCGTGAGCACGCGTTCGACAGCGGCAGCTTGTTCACCCAAACCCTTGAAACCGATCACAGCGAATTGCTCAGCCAAGTGCTGCGCGATTATTGGCGACGCTTCTGCTACCCCATGTCCGGCTACGCGTTGAAGTGGGTCCGCGAGCATTGGGGCAGCCCAGCGACACTGCTGCCTCGAGTCCGCGCGTTATTTGGCAGCGACCGAAACGTCACCACTCAAGAGCCCGCCGAGCTGATCGAGGCGTCTCTTGAGGAGCGCCGCGAAGCACTGCGTATTCTAAAATTCCCGTGGACTAATTGGGCCGCCGAACTCCACGTCATTTGCCTCGACGGCGTGGCCTGCAAACTGGTCGACGGCCGCAAAATGCAAGAGCGCTACTTCAGGCCGTGGTTTGAAAAGCTCATCGCCTGGGCTGCCGATGAAGATCAAGAGGACCTGGATTTAGGCACCGGCTTCACCCGGCTCACCCCCGATGGTTTCGCCGAAGCGTGGAAGGGGCAAGCGCCCTCACACCCAGCGCTGGAGGCCATGATGGTGCTCAAAGCCAGCCTCGATACGCTGCCGACGCCGGACGCCGCGGTGCTTGAACACGCCGCGCAGTGGGTGGGCGTGCGGTTCGAAGAAGAGAAGCGCCGGCGTGCGGAAATGGGTTTCGACGACATGCTGTTGCGGCTGGAAGCTGCGCTGCGCAGCACTGGCGGGGAGCGCTTGGCGACGTTGATTCGTGAGCAGTTTCCGGTAGCGCTGATCGACGAGTTTCAAGACACCGACCCCGTGCAGTACCGGATTTTCGACAGCATTTACCGACTCGAAGAAAACGACCCTGAGACTGGATTGTTTCTGATCGGTGACCCGAAGCAGGCGATCTATGCCTTCCGGGGTGCGGATATCTACACCTATCTGCGCGCCCGGATCTCAACCACAGGCCGTTGGCACAGCCTGGACACTAACTTTCGATCGAGTCAGGCCATGGTCGACGCGGTCAATCATGTGTTCGAGCGTGCTGAGCAAAATCCCGCCGGGCGCGGTGCGTTTTTATTTCGCGTCGGCCAAGACAATCCAGTGCCGTTCGCCCCGGTTGCAGCTCAAGGTCGCAAAGAGCTGTTTACCGTCGAGGGCCACGCGGTTGCGGCGTTAAATGTATGGCATCTGCAGAGCGAGCAACCGTTGTCCGGTGCTGTCTACCGGCAGCAACTGGCGGCCGCCTGCGCCAGCGAAATAACGCAGTTGCTCAACCAAGGCCAACAAGGTCGTGCCGGGTTCGCCAAACCGGGTGAGCCGGTGCGCGGTGTGAAGCCCGCCGACATTGCGATTCTGGTACGTGACGGTAAAGAAGCTCAAGCCGTGCGCGGTGAATTATCAGCCCGAGGCGTGCGCAGCGTATATCTGTCCGACAAGGACTCAGTGTTTGCTGCCCAGGAAGCCCACGACCTGTTGGCCTGGCTCAAAGCCTGTGCCGAGCCCGACTCCGAGCGCACATTAAGGGGAGCGTTGGCCTGTATCACCTTGAACCTCTCGCTGACCGAGTTGGAGCGGCTGAATCAAGACGAACTCGCCTGGGAAGCGCGGGTCATGCAGTTCCGGGGTTATCGCACTGTATGGCGAACTCAAGGCGTGCTGCCGATGCTGCGGCGTTTGCTCCACGACTTCCAATTGCCCCAAGCGCTGATCAGCCGCAACGACGGCGAACGTATCCTCACTAACTTGTTGCACCTTTCTGAACTGATGCAACAAGCCGCCGCCGAACTGGACGGTGAGCAAGCGCTCATCCGTCATCTCGGCGAGCATTTGGCGTTGTCCGGGCAGGCGGGCGAAGAGCAAATCCTGCGGCTGGAAAGCGACGAACAGTTGGTTAAAGTCGTGACCATCCACAAGTCCAAAGGCCTGCAATATCCGTTGGTATTTCTGCCCTTCATTTGCTCGTCGAAGCCGGTGGACGGCAGCCGGTTGCCGTTGCATTTTCACGACGCGGATGGCAAAGCCCAGGTCAGCCTGAAACCCACAGCGGCCTTGATCGAGCAAGCCGATAACGAGCGCCTGGCCGAAGATTTGCGCCTGCTCTATGTCGCGCTGACCCGAGCGGAATCTGCCTGTTGGTTGGGCGTAAGCGATCTCAAGCGCGGCAACACCAGCCGTTCAGTGCTGAACAGTTCCGCACTGGGTTATTTGCTGGGCGGGGGAGCGCCGTTGGCTGAATCCATTGCGCTTGCTCTATGGCTTCGAGACTTGGGCGAGGGCTGCCCGGCCGTAGATGTCATGCCGCTGCCCATGCCAACCGCTGATACCTTCAGCCCGCCGCGTAACGACGCGATACTGCTCAAGCCGCGTCAGCCAAAACGACGCGCTGCCGAGAATTGGTGGATCGCCTCCTACAGCGCGTTGCGCATTGGCGACACCCTTACCGATGGCGATGAATCTCCGGACAGCCCGCAAGCGCAAAAGCTGTTTGACGATGAACGACTCGATCCCGACGCGCCTCGCGACGTGTTGGTCAGCGGCGGTGATATCCATCGCTTCCCCCGTGGCCCAAACCCCGGCACCTTTCTCCATGGCCTGTTGGAGTGGGCCGGGGTTGAGCGTTTTGCCGTGGTTGCAGCCGATCCGGCCAAGCTCGCAAAAGCCGTTGGCAGTCGCTGCAATCGCCGAGGTTGGGAAGGCTGGATTTCCACGCTGACTGATTGGATGCAGCACTTGCTGACAATGCCGCTACGCTTGGCAGCGGATGAGCAGCCCGTGTCATTGAGCGCTTTGGACCAGCCGCACCAGTACCGGATCGAAATGGAATTCTGGTTTGCCTGCCACAAGGTTGATGTGGCGCAACTGGACGCGTTGGTCCGGCGCTATACCCATAACGGCGCACCTCGGGCCAAGGCGGAAACCTTCTCGCTCAACGGCATGTTCAAGGGCTTCATCGACCTGACGTTCGAGCACCAAGGGCGTTATTACGTCGCCGACTACAAATCCAACTGGCTCGGCCCCGACGACGATGCTTACACCGAACCCGCCATGATCGCGTCGATTCTGGAAAATCGTTACGACCTGCAATACGTGTTGTACCTGCTGGCCCTGCATCGCCAGCTCAAAGCACGCATGGCCGATTACGACTACGACCAACACATGGGCGGCGCGGTGTACCTGTTCTTGCGCGGCAGTCGAGCGCCGAGTCAGGGCCTCTACTTCACGCGCCCGCCACGTGAATTGATCGAAGGTCTCGACCTGCTGTTTCAAGGCCAAACCATGCTTCAAGAAGATGCGCTGTCAGGAGAGCCCGCATGA
- the recC gene encoding exodeoxyribonuclease V subunit gamma: MPVTPTLIAGFMVVHGNRLDVLRSLVVSWMRRYPLAPLENEIALVQSNGIAQWLKLALAEDPQEGDLGGCGISAAIDVQLPGSFMWQLYRIVLGRDEIPAASLLDKAPLTWRLMRLLPSLIDQPHFEPLQRFLTADTDLRKRYQLSERLADLFDQYQVYRADWLEDWAAGRHQLRNGRGEAKALTSANCWQAELWRALLLDVGEEGMGQSRAGVHQRFIECINTLTEAPAGLPSRVIVFGISSLPAQALEALAGLAKFSQVLLCVHNPCRHHWADIVADKDLLRHQYKRQARKAGMPVVLDPEALHQHAHPLLAAWGKQGRDYINLLDSYDDPNSYRAAFRDGRIDLFSESEPHTLLNQLQDDILELRPLNETRALWPAVDPAHDRSIRFHVAHSAQREVEILHDQLLARFSADANLRPRDVIVMVPDIDSYAPHIRAVFGQLERDDRRFIPFTLADQGQRGRDPLLIAVEHLLKIPDSRFPVSEILDLLDVPALRARFGVEERDLATLHRWIEGAGVRWGLNARQRAGLGLPDELEQNSWHFGLRRMLLGYAVGAGAAFDGIEPYDEIGGLDAALIGPLVSLIDALHVAHTELSIPAPPQVWGMRMQAMMQLFFKADSEHDDYLLGQLEQLRETWLETCESVGLLDDLPLTVVREAWLAGLDQGRLSQRFLAGSVNFCTLMPMRAIPFKLVCLLGMNDGDYPRAQPPLDFDLMGSDYRPGDRSRREDDRYLLLEAVLSARDQLYISWVGRSIRDNSERPASVLIGQLRDHLASGWTLQNAVQPEDEKKRDPGQQMLHKLTLEHPIQPFSARYFHQDTGFFSFAREWQMLHEPQAAIDDAPPLPEHEQDEPISLLQLQDFLRNPVRHFFSQRLKIYFEVAEAPLADEEPFVLDALERYSLSESLLGAALTHPEQVSEALTAQAHRLQGSGLLPMAGFGTSLQEELIEPLPDLLQRYQDLLVRWPQPLNTALPVNFTHGSVTLDGWLSGLHQNNKGDLLAVTAIPNSIGSKKTRKWHRLTRPWVLHLVACACDLPLSTALVASDETLLLAPLEKQAAIKALTYLLMAWQTGMQRPLPVAVKTAFAWLGQSDESKAEAAACKAYEGDGVNTGGERRESTALARQFADFAALNGSEEFVGWCDALYRPLYEADWQSLSTEEVSA, translated from the coding sequence ATGCCGGTTACACCGACGCTCATTGCTGGATTCATGGTTGTCCATGGCAACCGACTGGACGTATTGCGCAGTCTGGTCGTTTCCTGGATGCGCCGTTATCCGCTGGCCCCGCTGGAGAATGAAATTGCCTTGGTACAAAGCAACGGCATTGCCCAGTGGTTGAAGCTAGCGTTAGCTGAAGATCCCCAAGAAGGCGACCTTGGCGGCTGCGGCATCTCTGCGGCGATAGACGTTCAACTGCCAGGAAGTTTCATGTGGCAACTGTACCGAATAGTGCTAGGTCGCGATGAAATTCCGGCGGCCTCGCTGTTGGACAAAGCCCCGCTGACGTGGCGTTTAATGCGATTGCTACCGTCGCTGATTGATCAGCCACATTTCGAACCCTTACAGCGCTTCCTCACGGCCGATACCGATTTGCGAAAGCGCTATCAACTGTCCGAGCGCTTGGCAGATCTGTTCGACCAATACCAGGTCTACCGTGCAGACTGGTTGGAAGACTGGGCCGCAGGCCGGCATCAGTTACGCAATGGCCGAGGCGAAGCTAAAGCCCTGACCTCCGCCAATTGCTGGCAAGCCGAATTGTGGCGTGCGCTGTTGCTGGACGTCGGTGAAGAAGGCATGGGCCAAAGCCGAGCCGGTGTTCATCAGCGCTTTATCGAATGCATTAATACCCTGACCGAAGCCCCTGCCGGATTACCCTCGCGAGTCATCGTTTTCGGTATCTCCTCGCTGCCTGCGCAAGCGCTGGAAGCACTGGCCGGTCTGGCCAAGTTCAGCCAGGTTTTGCTCTGCGTGCATAACCCTTGCCGTCACCATTGGGCAGACATCGTCGCCGATAAAGACTTATTGCGGCACCAATACAAGCGCCAGGCGCGAAAAGCTGGAATGCCAGTCGTGCTGGATCCCGAAGCATTGCATCAACACGCGCATCCGCTGCTCGCGGCATGGGGCAAGCAGGGCCGTGACTACATTAATCTGCTGGACAGCTACGACGACCCGAACAGCTATCGTGCTGCGTTCAGGGATGGGCGTATCGATTTGTTCAGTGAGAGCGAACCGCACACGCTCTTGAACCAACTCCAGGACGACATTCTGGAGTTGCGCCCACTCAATGAGACCCGCGCGCTCTGGCCAGCCGTTGATCCCGCCCATGACCGCTCAATCCGTTTCCACGTCGCCCACAGCGCGCAACGTGAAGTCGAAATTCTTCACGATCAGTTACTGGCTCGCTTTAGCGCTGATGCGAATCTGCGACCGCGAGACGTCATCGTCATGGTCCCAGACATCGACAGCTACGCCCCCCACATTCGCGCCGTGTTCGGCCAACTTGAGCGCGATGACCGACGTTTCATTCCCTTCACCCTGGCCGACCAAGGCCAACGCGGTCGTGATCCATTGCTGATCGCGGTCGAACATCTGCTGAAGATCCCCGACAGCCGCTTCCCCGTCAGTGAGATTCTCGACCTGCTCGACGTTCCGGCGTTGCGCGCACGTTTTGGTGTTGAAGAGCGTGACCTCGCCACCCTGCACCGCTGGATCGAAGGCGCTGGCGTGCGCTGGGGGCTTAATGCTCGGCAACGCGCCGGCCTTGGTTTGCCTGATGAGCTGGAGCAAAACAGCTGGCATTTTGGCCTGCGCAGAATGTTACTTGGCTATGCCGTGGGAGCAGGCGCCGCCTTTGACGGCATCGAACCCTATGACGAGATCGGCGGATTAGATGCTGCGCTGATTGGTCCGCTGGTTTCCTTGATTGATGCCCTGCACGTCGCGCACACGGAACTCTCAATTCCGGCGCCCCCCCAGGTCTGGGGCATGCGCATGCAAGCCATGATGCAGTTGTTCTTCAAGGCTGACAGTGAGCATGACGATTACTTACTCGGCCAGCTTGAACAGCTCCGAGAAACCTGGCTGGAAACCTGCGAATCGGTGGGTCTACTGGACGACCTGCCGCTGACGGTTGTGCGTGAAGCCTGGTTGGCAGGCCTTGATCAAGGGCGTCTGTCGCAGCGCTTTTTGGCGGGCTCGGTGAATTTCTGCACGCTGATGCCAATGCGCGCAATTCCGTTCAAGCTGGTGTGCTTGCTGGGCATGAACGACGGCGATTACCCGCGGGCACAACCGCCGCTGGATTTCGACCTGATGGGCAGCGACTACCGACCTGGTGACCGCTCGCGCCGGGAAGATGACCGTTATCTACTGCTGGAAGCCGTGCTCTCGGCCCGGGATCAACTGTATATCAGCTGGGTCGGTCGCAGTATTCGCGACAACAGTGAGCGTCCGGCGTCGGTGTTGATTGGTCAGCTTCGCGATCACCTCGCCAGCGGTTGGACGCTGCAAAACGCCGTTCAACCTGAGGACGAAAAGAAGCGCGATCCCGGCCAACAGATGCTGCATAAGCTCACCCTCGAACACCCGATACAGCCGTTCAGCGCCCGATATTTTCACCAGGACACCGGCTTTTTCAGTTTCGCCCGTGAATGGCAAATGCTCCACGAGCCGCAAGCCGCCATCGACGACGCCCCACCGCTGCCCGAGCACGAGCAGGACGAACCCATAAGTCTCCTGCAACTTCAGGACTTTTTGCGTAACCCGGTTCGCCACTTTTTTAGCCAACGCTTGAAGATTTATTTCGAAGTGGCCGAGGCACCGTTGGCTGATGAAGAACCCTTTGTGCTAGACGCGCTTGAGCGCTACAGCCTTAGTGAAAGCTTGCTCGGCGCCGCATTGACGCATCCCGAACAGGTGAGTGAAGCGTTAACCGCTCAAGCCCATAGGCTGCAAGGCAGTGGACTACTGCCCATGGCCGGTTTCGGTACGAGCTTGCAAGAGGAGTTGATCGAGCCGTTGCCGGACCTGCTTCAGCGTTACCAGGATTTACTGGTCCGCTGGCCCCAACCGCTGAACACCGCGCTGCCGGTGAATTTCACTCACGGCAGCGTCACTCTGGACGGTTGGCTGAGTGGCCTGCACCAAAACAATAAGGGCGATTTGCTGGCCGTAACCGCGATTCCCAACTCCATTGGTTCGAAGAAAACCCGTAAGTGGCATCGACTGACTCGGCCGTGGGTTTTGCACCTGGTCGCCTGCGCCTGCGACCTGCCGCTGAGCACCGCCTTAGTCGCCAGCGATGAAACATTGCTATTGGCGCCGCTAGAAAAACAGGCTGCCATCAAAGCGCTGACCTATCTGCTGATGGCTTGGCAAACCGGCATGCAACGACCGTTGCCCGTTGCCGTTAAAACCGCATTCGCCTGGCTCGGCCAAAGTGATGAGAGTAAAGCCGAGGCCGCAGCCTGCAAGGCCTACGAAGGCGACGGCGTGAACACCGGTGGCGAGCGACGGGAAAGTACCGCGCTGGCCCGTCAATTCGCGGATTTCGCTGCACTTAACGGCAGCGAAGAGTTTGTCGGCTGGTGTGACGCGCTGTATCGACCGCTCTACGAAGCGGACTGGCAATCCCTGTCTACCGAGGAGGTCAGCGCATGA